A genomic window from Chloroflexota bacterium includes:
- the ffh gene encoding signal recognition particle protein, with protein MFDSLSDKLQNVFRRIQSKGVVRTEDVELALKEVRMALLEADVNFQVVKTFIASIRERAIGAEVLESLTPAQQVIKIVHEELIKLLGEPAPLNIDGPTPRVIMMVGLQGTGKTTMSAKLGLYLRKNGQRPLLVAADTRRPAAITQLQTLGKQLDIPVFAEGDKLSPPEICTHAVAYAKDKAYTVVILDTAGRLHIDDDLMRELEQVRANANPNEVLLTVDAMTGQDAVRSADEFNKRTPLTGLVLTKVDGDARGGAALSIRAISHVPIKFMGVGEKPDALEPFYPDRLASRILGMGDVLTLIEKAQENLDMEIAREAGEKMLEGQFDLDDFLKQMKQLKKMGSISNLFGMIPGMSRIKNEIDDDDMNLQMKRVEAIISSMTMDERRSPRVLNASRRRRISRGSGTSVQEVNELMKQFREMQKMMAQIRTPGGMRNFMNMFR; from the coding sequence ATGTTTGATAGTCTCAGCGACAAACTCCAAAACGTATTCCGGCGTATCCAGTCCAAGGGCGTGGTGCGCACCGAGGACGTCGAGTTGGCGCTCAAAGAAGTGCGCATGGCGTTGCTCGAAGCCGACGTCAACTTTCAGGTCGTCAAAACGTTCATCGCCAGCATCCGCGAGCGCGCCATCGGCGCGGAGGTGCTGGAAAGCCTGACGCCCGCCCAGCAGGTCATCAAGATCGTTCACGAGGAACTGATCAAGCTGCTCGGCGAGCCGGCGCCGCTGAATATCGACGGCCCGACCCCGCGCGTCATCATGATGGTCGGCCTGCAGGGCACCGGCAAGACGACCATGAGCGCCAAGCTGGGGCTTTACCTGCGCAAGAACGGGCAGCGCCCTCTGCTGGTCGCCGCCGACACGCGCCGCCCGGCCGCCATCACGCAGTTGCAGACGCTCGGCAAGCAGCTCGACATCCCGGTCTTTGCCGAGGGCGACAAGCTCTCGCCGCCCGAGATCTGCACGCACGCCGTCGCCTACGCCAAAGACAAGGCATACACGGTCGTCATTCTCGACACCGCCGGCCGCCTGCACATCGACGACGACCTGATGCGCGAGTTGGAGCAAGTCCGAGCGAACGCCAACCCGAACGAGGTCCTGCTGACGGTCGATGCGATGACCGGCCAGGACGCGGTCCGCTCGGCTGACGAGTTCAACAAGCGCACGCCCTTGACCGGCCTTGTGCTGACCAAGGTCGACGGCGACGCGCGCGGCGGCGCCGCCTTGTCGATCCGCGCGATCTCGCACGTGCCGATCAAGTTCATGGGCGTCGGTGAAAAGCCCGACGCGCTCGAGCCGTTCTATCCCGACCGCCTCGCCTCCCGCATTCTCGGCATGGGCGACGTGCTGACCCTGATCGAGAAGGCGCAGGAAAATCTCGACATGGAGATCGCGCGCGAGGCCGGCGAGAAGATGCTCGAGGGCCAGTTCGATCTCGACGACTTCCTCAAGCAGATGAAGCAGTTGAAGAAGATGGGGTCGATCTCGAACCTGTTCGGCATGATCCCGGGCATGTCGCGCATCAAGAACGAAATCGACGACGACGATATGAACTTGCAGATGAAGCGCGTCGAGGCGATCATCTCGTCGATGACCATGGATGAGCGGCGCAGCCCGCGCGTGCTCAACGCCAGCCGGCGCCGGCGCATCTCCAGGGGCAGCGGCACGAGTGTGCAGGAAGTCAACGAGTTGATGAAGCAGTTCCGCGAAATGCAAAAGATGATGGCGCAGATCCGCACGCCGGGCGGCATGCGCAACTTCATGAATATGTTCCGCTAG
- a CDS encoding cupin domain-containing protein, translating into MAKWKIQANDSRDVAPVEQVPGAFRRVLADGDRMMIIEWTMKAGVVVPVHNHPHEQSGYIVSGEMVFHCDGKDFHLTQGMAYVVSGGTPHAADFPVASVVVDIFSPPREDYRGATASTYKLNGAAVASKPAARKAAPKKTPARKPAARKSTAKAKTPAQSRKR; encoded by the coding sequence ATGGCAAAATGGAAGATTCAGGCCAACGATTCGCGCGATGTCGCGCCTGTCGAGCAGGTACCCGGCGCATTCCGCCGCGTGCTGGCGGACGGCGACCGGATGATGATCATCGAGTGGACGATGAAGGCCGGCGTCGTCGTGCCGGTTCACAATCACCCGCACGAGCAGTCCGGTTACATTGTCAGCGGCGAAATGGTCTTTCACTGCGACGGCAAGGACTTTCACCTGACACAGGGGATGGCCTACGTCGTCTCGGGCGGCACGCCGCATGCGGCGGATTTCCCGGTGGCATCGGTCGTGGTGGATATCTTCTCGCCTCCGCGCGAAGATTATCGCGGCGCGACCGCGTCAACCTATAAATTAAACGGCGCGGCAGTCGCCTCGAAACCGGCTGCCCGCAAGGCGGCGCCGAAGAAGACGCCCGCCCGCAAGCCGGCCGCGCGTAAAAGCACGGCCAAAGCGAAAACGCCCGCGCAGAGCCGCAAGCGCTGA
- the rpsP gene encoding 30S ribosomal protein S16, whose product MAVKIRLRRMGAKKQPVYRVVIAEDKMARQGRFIENIGQYNPRTEPQTLIIDEARALHWLSVGAQPTESVSRLFRRTKTLEKFARVKTGETIEQVLAAPAATPAA is encoded by the coding sequence ATGGCAGTCAAGATTCGCCTGCGCCGCATGGGCGCAAAGAAGCAGCCGGTCTACCGCGTTGTCATCGCGGAAGACAAGATGGCCCGGCAGGGCCGCTTCATTGAAAACATCGGCCAGTACAACCCGCGCACCGAGCCGCAGACGCTCATCATCGATGAGGCGCGCGCGCTCCACTGGTTGAGCGTCGGCGCGCAGCCGACCGAGTCGGTCTCGCGCCTGTTTCGGCGCACCAAGACGCTCGAAAAGTTTGCGCGTGTGAAAACGGGCGAAACGATCGAGCAGGTGCTCGCCGCGCCCGCCGCAACCCCGGCTGCATAG
- a CDS encoding KH domain-containing protein, giving the protein MRELIEYMAKELVDHPDEVKVRETGGHHGTIYLHVAQDDLGRIIGRGGRIANAMRVLLKVAAIRQGKRVTLEIK; this is encoded by the coding sequence ATGCGTGAACTAATCGAGTACATGGCGAAGGAACTGGTCGACCACCCGGACGAAGTCAAGGTGCGGGAGACCGGCGGGCATCACGGCACGATCTACCTGCACGTGGCTCAGGACGACCTCGGCCGGATCATCGGTCGCGGCGGGCGCATCGCCAACGCAATGCGCGTGCTGTTGAAGGTCGCCGCCATTCGCCAGGGCAAGCGCGTCACGCTCGAAATCAAGTAA
- the rimM gene encoding 16S rRNA processing protein RimM has protein sequence MPAPDKLIIGRVVGAFGLLGDMKVAIETDFPERFKSLAAVFIGNERFEVERGRLHPPHALVKVKGVETPEHAATFKGGEMSVDVSDAVPLKPGQHYVYEIEGLAVETTAGEALGRVIEVWKTGANAVYLVRDEAGTEILLPAIPQVVRSVDVAAGKMIVELLEGLR, from the coding sequence ATGCCTGCACCAGACAAGCTGATCATCGGTCGCGTGGTTGGCGCATTTGGCCTGCTCGGGGATATGAAGGTCGCGATCGAGACCGACTTCCCTGAACGCTTCAAATCGCTGGCCGCTGTTTTCATTGGCAACGAACGCTTTGAAGTCGAGCGCGGCCGGCTGCACCCGCCGCACGCGCTCGTCAAGGTCAAAGGTGTCGAGACGCCCGAGCACGCCGCCACGTTCAAAGGCGGCGAAATGAGCGTCGATGTCAGCGACGCGGTCCCGCTGAAGCCGGGCCAGCACTACGTCTACGAGATCGAGGGGCTGGCCGTTGAAACCACGGCCGGCGAGGCGCTCGGCCGCGTCATCGAAGTCTGGAAGACCGGTGCCAACGCTGTCTACCTGGTGCGCGACGAAGCCGGCACGGAGATACTGCTGCCGGCAATCCCTCAGGTCGTGCGCAGCGTGGATGTCGCAGCCGGCAAGATGATTGTCGAACTGCTGGAGGGCTTGCGCTAA
- the dprA gene encoding DNA-protecting protein DprA — protein MSDPRYWLAFNLAQGVGPVKTRALIAYFGDLQSAWQAGTDELTRAGLDRRAVDNIAQARATLDLDQHLARLERAETRLLTWDDPDYPERLAQIADPPPALYCRGEIRSEDSFAVAIVGTRLPTAYGKEAGRALATELARNRITIISGLARGIDLIAHQAALDAGGRTIAVLGSGVDVIYPPEARPLSEQIVQRGAIVSDYPLGTGPDGRNFPPRNRIISGMSLGTVVIEAGLDSGALITAAFALDQGREVFAVPGSIYSKTSLGANRLIQQGAKLVTRAEDILEELHLEHAAQEAASREVLPEDETERALYTALSQEPAHVDDLGRSLQQPVSAITATLTLMELKGSARHVGGMYYVRVS, from the coding sequence GTGTCTGACCCGCGATACTGGCTCGCGTTCAATCTCGCGCAGGGTGTCGGCCCGGTCAAAACGCGCGCGCTGATCGCCTACTTCGGCGATCTGCAGTCGGCGTGGCAGGCCGGCACCGACGAGTTGACCCGAGCCGGGCTCGATCGGCGGGCCGTCGACAACATTGCGCAGGCGCGCGCAACGCTCGATCTGGACCAGCACCTCGCGCGACTGGAACGCGCCGAGACCCGCTTGCTGACATGGGATGATCCGGACTACCCGGAGCGGCTCGCGCAGATCGCAGACCCGCCGCCGGCGTTGTACTGTCGCGGCGAGATCAGATCCGAAGACTCGTTCGCCGTCGCCATTGTCGGCACGCGCCTTCCGACGGCGTACGGCAAAGAGGCGGGGCGCGCACTGGCCACCGAACTGGCGCGCAACCGGATCACGATCATCAGCGGGCTGGCGCGCGGCATCGACCTGATCGCCCACCAGGCCGCGCTCGATGCGGGCGGCCGCACCATCGCGGTGCTCGGTTCGGGCGTCGATGTCATTTACCCGCCTGAGGCGCGTCCGCTGAGCGAGCAGATCGTCCAGCGCGGCGCCATCGTGAGCGACTACCCGCTGGGTACCGGACCCGACGGCCGCAACTTCCCGCCGCGCAATCGCATCATCAGCGGCATGAGCCTCGGCACCGTCGTCATTGAAGCCGGGCTCGATTCCGGCGCGCTGATCACTGCCGCGTTCGCGCTGGACCAGGGCCGCGAAGTGTTCGCTGTGCCCGGCAGTATCTACAGTAAGACCAGCCTCGGCGCCAACCGCCTGATCCAGCAGGGAGCAAAGCTGGTGACACGCGCTGAAGACATACTTGAGGAGTTGCACCTCGAGCACGCCGCGCAGGAAGCAGCCTCGCGCGAGGTGCTGCCGGAAGACGAGACCGAGCGCGCGCTCTACACCGCGCTGTCGCAGGAGCCGGCGCACGTTGACGACCTGGGACGCTCGCTCCAGCAGCCGGTCTCGGCCATCACCGCCACGCTAACCCTGATGGAGCTTAAAGGCTCGGCGCGCCACGTGGGTGGCATGTATTACGTGCGCGTATCATGA
- a CDS encoding mannose-1-phosphate guanylyltransferase, which translates to MNATNLYAVILAGGSGTRLWPRSRGGHPKQFLDLAGDRTMIQQTVNRVRPLIPLDRIYFLVGSRHAAQLREQLPGVPANNVIVEPSAKGTGPCVGLAAMLIRQRDPNATMTSLHADHFIRDEAGFRTSLQTCHALAQRGLLVTMGAAPTYPETGYGYIERGDALEPACAQAAYRIARFTEKPDRDTAERMMATGRYYWNTGMFTWRVDTILDAFRQHMPAFSAQLDTIAQAPEQLPAIWTQVVNETIDRGIMERATNAAVLPIDIGWSDIGSWASLHDLLPADANGNVVLGDHVAIDTHGSFIRSNGKLIATLGVSNLIVVETDDAILICPKDRAQDVKLVVDQLKADRRDALL; encoded by the coding sequence TTGAACGCTACCAACCTTTACGCCGTCATCCTGGCCGGCGGCAGCGGCACGCGGCTCTGGCCGCGCAGCCGCGGCGGCCATCCCAAGCAGTTCCTGGACCTGGCCGGCGACCGGACGATGATCCAGCAGACGGTCAACCGCGTCCGGCCGCTGATACCGCTCGACCGCATCTATTTTCTGGTCGGCAGCCGCCATGCCGCGCAGTTGCGCGAGCAGTTGCCGGGCGTGCCGGCGAACAACGTCATCGTCGAGCCGTCCGCGAAGGGGACGGGCCCATGCGTCGGGTTGGCCGCCATGCTGATCCGCCAGCGCGACCCGAACGCCACGATGACCAGCCTGCACGCCGACCACTTCATCCGTGACGAGGCGGGCTTCCGAACGTCGCTGCAAACGTGCCACGCCCTGGCCCAGCGCGGCCTGCTGGTCACCATGGGCGCCGCGCCAACCTACCCCGAAACGGGGTACGGCTATATCGAGCGCGGGGATGCGCTGGAGCCTGCCTGCGCTCAGGCGGCTTACCGCATCGCGCGCTTCACGGAGAAGCCGGATCGCGACACGGCCGAGCGCATGATGGCCACCGGGCGCTACTACTGGAACACCGGCATGTTCACCTGGCGCGTGGACACCATCCTCGACGCGTTCAGGCAGCACATGCCCGCGTTCAGTGCACAGCTCGATACGATTGCGCAGGCGCCGGAGCAACTGCCCGCCATCTGGACGCAGGTCGTCAACGAGACGATCGACCGCGGCATCATGGAGCGCGCCACGAACGCCGCCGTGCTGCCGATTGATATCGGCTGGAGCGACATCGGTTCCTGGGCCTCCCTGCATGATCTGCTGCCCGCCGACGCAAACGGCAATGTCGTGCTCGGCGACCACGTCGCAATTGACACGCACGGCTCCTTTATCCGGTCGAATGGCAAGCTGATCGCCACGCTCGGGGTCAGCAACCTGATTGTCGTCGAGACCGATGACGCGATCCTCATCTGCCCGAAAGATCGCGCCCAGGACGTCAAACTCGTCGTCGACCAGCTCAAGGCCGATCGGCGCGACGCTTTGCTGTGA